A genomic region of Janthinobacterium lividum contains the following coding sequences:
- a CDS encoding class I SAM-dependent methyltransferase has translation MKPTPPQDPIHAITHRTLAHYDASAEQFFEGTRDHDVSQNIAALLGAIGKPAPLDILDLGCGPGRDLKAFTAMGHHATGVDGCPRFVEMARAYSGCTVWQQDFVDLDLPAAHFDGVFANAVLFHVPSAALPGVLRALYACLKPGGVLFSSNPRGQNQEGWNGARYGSYHDEATWAAYVQAAGFILIEQYYRPPGLPRDQQPWLATVWRKGAQA, from the coding sequence ATGAAGCCAACCCCACCGCAAGACCCCATCCACGCCATCACCCATCGCACCCTGGCTCATTACGACGCCAGTGCCGAGCAGTTTTTCGAAGGCACGCGCGACCACGACGTCAGCCAGAACATCGCCGCGCTGCTGGGGGCCATCGGCAAGCCGGCGCCCCTGGATATTCTCGACCTCGGTTGCGGCCCTGGCCGCGACCTGAAGGCGTTCACGGCCATGGGCCACCATGCCACTGGCGTCGATGGCTGCCCCCGCTTCGTCGAGATGGCGCGCGCCTACAGCGGCTGCACCGTCTGGCAGCAGGATTTCGTCGACCTCGATCTGCCCGCCGCGCATTTCGACGGCGTGTTCGCCAATGCCGTGCTGTTCCACGTGCCCAGCGCCGCCTTGCCCGGCGTGCTGCGGGCTTTGTACGCGTGCCTGAAGCCCGGTGGCGTGCTGTTCAGCTCGAACCCGCGCGGGCAGAACCAGGAAGGCTGGAATGGCGCGCGCTATGGCAGCTATCACGACGAAGCGACGTGGGCCGCCTACGTGCAGGCGGCCGGTTTTATCTTGATCGAGCAGTACTATCGCCCCCCCGGCTTGCCGCGCGACCAGCAGCCGTGGCTGGCGACGGTCTGGCGCAAGGGTGCGCAGGCGTAA
- a CDS encoding CsbD family protein, with protein MNKDQVEGKLKEVGGKIQEAAGKVVGSEEQQAKGLANQVEGKVQKKVGDVKDAVETVTRKP; from the coding sequence ATGAACAAAGATCAAGTCGAAGGTAAACTGAAGGAAGTCGGCGGTAAAATCCAGGAAGCCGCTGGCAAAGTCGTCGGCAGCGAAGAACAGCAAGCCAAGGGCCTGGCAAACCAGGTCGAAGGCAAAGTGCAGAAGAAGGTTGGCGATGTGAAAGACGCGGTGGAAACCGTCACGCGCAAGCCATAA
- a CDS encoding flagellar protein FliT, whose amino-acid sequence MTNKMVVAARSSDWDGLDTLENQCASAASATMTGKVPALAGASRLRKIDLLKQILANDREIRNITEPWMTQLPSAMQGSRAHM is encoded by the coding sequence ATGACCAATAAAATGGTCGTGGCCGCACGTTCGAGCGACTGGGATGGCTTGGATACCCTGGAAAACCAGTGCGCCAGCGCCGCCAGCGCGACCATGACAGGCAAGGTGCCCGCCCTGGCAGGCGCCTCGCGCCTGCGCAAGATCGACTTGCTCAAGCAAATCCTGGCAAATGACCGCGAAATCCGCAACATCACGGAACCGTGGATGACGCAGCTGCCGAGCGCCATGCAAGGTTCGCGCGCCCACATGTAA
- a CDS encoding M13 family metallopeptidase — protein sequence MRVVTAAASSFPASWRKRAMALALSGIALAGGAVHAHGQEAAANPAAAMAAPTAVLPGDDFYDYVNGDWLRGTDIPADRSSWGSFAILANATNERIIALVEGLAAAPQADASARQVSDFYRSWMDESAIEAQGWAPIKPLLKKIDGIRDQAGLARALGESLRADVDPLNATNFYTENLFGLWVAQDLNDTTRNVAYLLQGGLGLPDRAFYQGGSARMQGLRAGYQAHIAAMLKQAGYRDAPARAARVFALEQQIAASHASREDSADVAKGNNAWRAADFASKAPGLDWKAFFQAAGLGRQTDFIVWHPTAMTGSAALVASVPLATWKDFLAFHAINHFSTTLPKAAADQRFAFYGSALSGTPQQSPRSKRALAATNAALSDAVGKLYVERYFPPESKARVQDMVTNIVAAFSRRIDKLDWMAPATKAQAQEKLKTLYVGVGYPERWDNYAGLRVVRGDALGNVQRAEQFHYRQELAKLGQSPDRKAWAMPAQLVNAVNLPLQNALNFPAAILQPPFFDPQASDAANYGGIGATIGHEISHSFDDQGAQFDAQGKLRDWWTPADLAHFQTASKQLVAQFAAYKPFPDLAVNGQLTLSENLADLAGVAAAHDAFTLSQQGKPVQADADRDFFTGYGVSWRSKAREAAARQQILTDGHAPAQYRAATVRNLDAWYPAFDVQPGQQLYLAPEQRVRVW from the coding sequence ATGCGCGTTGTCACTGCTGCCGCTTCCTCTTTCCCTGCTTCCTGGCGCAAGCGCGCCATGGCGCTCGCCCTGTCCGGCATCGCCCTGGCCGGGGGTGCCGTCCACGCGCATGGCCAGGAGGCGGCCGCCAATCCTGCCGCCGCGATGGCGGCACCCACGGCTGTCTTGCCCGGCGACGATTTCTACGATTACGTGAATGGCGACTGGCTGCGCGGCACGGATATTCCCGCCGACCGCAGCAGCTGGGGCTCGTTCGCCATCCTCGCCAATGCGACCAACGAGCGCATCATCGCCCTCGTCGAAGGCCTGGCGGCGGCGCCGCAGGCGGATGCATCGGCGCGCCAGGTCAGCGATTTCTACCGTTCCTGGATGGATGAGTCAGCTATCGAAGCGCAAGGCTGGGCGCCGATCAAGCCGCTGCTGAAGAAGATCGATGGCATACGCGACCAGGCAGGATTGGCCCGCGCGCTGGGCGAGAGCTTGCGCGCCGATGTCGATCCGCTCAATGCCACCAATTTTTATACGGAAAACCTGTTCGGCCTGTGGGTGGCGCAAGATTTGAACGACACCACGCGTAACGTGGCCTATCTGCTGCAAGGTGGACTGGGCTTGCCCGACCGCGCGTTCTACCAGGGGGGAAGCGCCCGCATGCAGGGTTTGCGCGCGGGCTACCAGGCGCATATCGCCGCCATGCTCAAGCAGGCCGGCTACCGCGATGCGCCGGCCCGCGCCGCGCGCGTGTTTGCGTTGGAGCAGCAAATTGCCGCCAGTCACGCCAGCCGCGAGGATTCGGCCGATGTCGCCAAGGGCAATAACGCGTGGCGTGCCGCCGACTTCGCCAGCAAGGCGCCGGGCCTGGACTGGAAGGCCTTCTTCCAGGCGGCGGGCCTGGGCAGGCAGACGGACTTCATTGTCTGGCATCCGACGGCCATGACGGGCAGCGCGGCCCTGGTGGCGAGCGTGCCGCTGGCCACGTGGAAGGATTTCCTCGCCTTCCACGCGATCAACCATTTCAGCACGACCTTGCCGAAGGCCGCCGCCGACCAGCGCTTCGCCTTCTACGGCAGCGCCCTGAGCGGCACGCCGCAGCAGTCGCCGCGCAGCAAGCGCGCGCTGGCGGCAACCAACGCGGCCCTCAGCGACGCTGTCGGCAAGCTGTACGTGGAGCGCTATTTCCCGCCTGAATCGAAAGCCCGCGTGCAAGACATGGTGACGAATATCGTCGCCGCCTTCTCGCGCCGCATCGACAAGCTGGACTGGATGGCGCCGGCCACCAAGGCGCAGGCGCAGGAAAAACTCAAGACCCTGTACGTGGGCGTCGGCTATCCGGAACGCTGGGACAACTATGCGGGCTTGCGCGTGGTGCGCGGCGATGCGCTGGGTAATGTGCAGCGGGCGGAACAGTTCCACTACCGGCAGGAGCTGGCCAAGCTGGGCCAGTCGCCTGACCGCAAGGCCTGGGCCATGCCGGCACAGCTGGTCAATGCCGTCAACCTGCCGCTGCAAAATGCGCTGAACTTTCCGGCCGCCATCCTGCAGCCGCCATTCTTCGACCCCCAGGCATCCGATGCGGCCAACTATGGCGGCATCGGCGCCACCATCGGCCACGAGATCAGCCACAGCTTCGATGACCAGGGCGCCCAGTTCGACGCCCAGGGCAAGTTGCGCGACTGGTGGACGCCAGCCGACCTGGCGCATTTTCAGACCGCATCCAAGCAATTGGTGGCGCAGTTCGCGGCCTACAAGCCGTTTCCCGACCTGGCCGTGAATGGCCAGCTGACTCTGAGCGAAAACCTGGCCGACCTGGCCGGCGTGGCGGCCGCGCATGACGCGTTCACCTTGTCGCAGCAGGGCAAGCCGGTGCAGGCGGATGCGGACCGCGATTTCTTCACGGGTTATGGCGTCAGCTGGCGCAGCAAGGCACGCGAAGCGGCGGCGCGCCAGCAAATCCTCACGGATGGCCATGCGCCGGCGCAATACCGGGCCGCCACCGTGCGCAACCTCGACGCCTGGTACCCGGCCTTCGACGTCCAGCCGGGGCAGCAGCTGTATCTGGCGCCGGAACAGCGCGTGCGCGTCTGGTAG
- a CDS encoding FimV family protein, whose translation MQSSSLPRWSLIACAAASLALPPVMAAELGEMAVLSHVGQPLLAEIELTALAPEEANGVAVRLASPDVYRGGGIGMDPALQTLTISPLERGGRHYVRVSTRQAIQAGHVHLYLLLGSGNGAVVRLGTVWLAAAPPAAAAVSAPVRPAIPLPAPVSAPLPRAAAGAPSPDAAALAARARAEGLVRPARAFVPPAAPAPAVPALRPAPLRRATAPVAACAPQANVEQAQACVALDEKNAALNEKLGELEGKLGALQKALAQPATAAAVAAPAAAPAEARVPHAKPKPLVPPAGEKAAGGNGLLWLGIGTLVFLLLTAVIVYVARKRKQAAGPGAPSKYWVLLRKPFSRKKKDVPVLTEAVEGGVGAEPEPEPFSR comes from the coding sequence ATGCAGAGCAGCAGCCTTCCCCGTTGGTCCCTGATCGCGTGCGCCGCCGCCAGCCTGGCCTTGCCGCCCGTCATGGCGGCCGAACTGGGCGAGATGGCCGTGCTGTCGCATGTGGGCCAGCCTCTGCTGGCCGAAATCGAACTGACTGCCCTGGCGCCCGAGGAAGCCAATGGCGTGGCCGTGCGCCTGGCCTCGCCCGATGTGTACCGCGGTGGCGGCATCGGCATGGATCCGGCCTTGCAAACCTTGACGATCAGTCCGCTGGAACGCGGCGGGCGCCACTATGTGCGCGTGAGTACCCGGCAAGCGATCCAGGCGGGCCATGTGCATCTGTATTTGTTGCTGGGCAGTGGCAATGGCGCCGTCGTGCGCCTGGGCACCGTGTGGCTGGCAGCGGCCCCGCCTGCTGCCGCTGCCGTCAGTGCGCCAGTCCGGCCCGCGATTCCGTTGCCTGCGCCCGTATCCGCACCGCTGCCACGGGCTGCGGCCGGCGCGCCGTCGCCCGATGCCGCCGCGCTGGCGGCCCGCGCGCGCGCCGAGGGCCTCGTGCGCCCGGCGCGCGCGTTCGTGCCGCCGGCCGCGCCCGCGCCGGCTGTACCCGCGTTGCGTCCGGCGCCGTTGCGCCGCGCGACGGCGCCCGTCGCCGCCTGCGCGCCGCAGGCCAATGTGGAGCAGGCGCAAGCGTGCGTGGCGCTGGATGAGAAAAACGCGGCTTTGAATGAGAAGCTCGGCGAATTGGAGGGCAAGCTCGGCGCCTTGCAAAAGGCGCTGGCTCAGCCTGCCACCGCTGCCGCCGTCGCTGCGCCTGCTGCCGCGCCGGCCGAGGCGCGGGTGCCGCATGCCAAGCCCAAGCCCCTGGTGCCGCCAGCGGGCGAGAAGGCGGCGGGTGGCAATGGCTTGCTGTGGCTCGGCATCGGCACTCTGGTCTTCCTGTTGCTGACGGCGGTCATCGTGTATGTGGCGCGCAAGCGCAAGCAGGCGGCCGGGCCGGGCGCGCCGTCGAAATACTGGGTCTTGCTGCGCAAGCCCTTCAGCCGCAAGAAGAAGGATGTGCCCGTGCTGACGGAAGCGGTGGAAGGCGGGGTAGGGGCCGAGCCGGAGCCGGAGCCCTTCTCGCGTTAA